In one Hymenobacter sp. DG25B genomic region, the following are encoded:
- a CDS encoding LexA family protein: MSLLHLYRLPDKPWPLQLPVIGSTLSAGFPSPADDHLDPPLDLNRHLFRHPAATFLARVRGNSMLEAGIHDGDLIAIDRALTPRDGHVVVAVVEGEYTIKRLRQEGPRLWLEPANAHYQNVEITGDMSFTVRGVVTHVIHALPPTC, encoded by the coding sequence ATGAGTCTGCTGCATCTATACCGTTTGCCCGATAAGCCCTGGCCGCTACAGCTGCCGGTCATTGGCAGCACGCTTTCGGCGGGTTTCCCTTCTCCCGCCGACGACCACCTCGACCCGCCCCTCGACCTAAACCGCCACCTGTTCCGGCACCCGGCCGCCACCTTTCTGGCCCGGGTGCGCGGCAACTCCATGCTGGAAGCCGGCATTCATGATGGCGACCTGATTGCCATTGACCGCGCACTCACGCCCCGCGACGGGCACGTGGTAGTAGCCGTGGTAGAGGGCGAGTATACCATTAAGCGCCTGCGGCAGGAGGGCCCGCGCTTGTGGCTGGAGCCCGCCAATGCCCACTACCAAAACGTGGAAATAACCGGCGACATGAGCTTTACCGTGCGCGGGGTAGTCACGCACGTCATTCACGCCCTGCCACCCACCTGCTGA
- a CDS encoding Y-family DNA polymerase, producing the protein MFALVDCNNFYVSCERVFQPQLEGVPVVVLSNNDGCLIARSDEAKNLGFAMGEPYYQARARLQEHHVEVFSSNYPLYGDMSRRVTQVLTQFSPEVEVYSIDESFLDLSGQLYLFPDLADCAAAVRAAVRQQTGIPVCVGVAPTKTLAKLANRLARHTSTGVLVLNTPEQRAAALAATPVEKIWGIGRRYAPKLLAQNIQTAADLVAMPEAWARRHLGGVVGVRLWRELRGEVCLALHAGGGEEATAAPVRHSVTCTRSFGRPQTGLGPLAEAMAMFVERAAERLRRQGLSAHLLTIILGTNRFTAGGPHTQTLVLPLTTATNDTAALTKTALRALRQLRQAGVAYQRAGVLLSGLEPAGCAQLDLFGASAKDQEQRQQLMATLDGLNQRFGRSMVQLAAAGTAQSRQVWGGRQARRSPAFTTSWDELWTVG; encoded by the coding sequence ATGTTTGCTCTGGTTGATTGCAACAACTTCTATGTGTCCTGCGAGCGGGTATTTCAGCCGCAGCTGGAGGGCGTGCCCGTGGTAGTGCTCAGCAACAACGACGGCTGCCTGATAGCCCGCTCCGACGAAGCCAAGAACCTGGGGTTTGCAATGGGCGAGCCATACTATCAGGCGCGGGCCCGGCTGCAGGAGCACCATGTAGAGGTATTTTCCTCCAATTATCCGCTCTATGGTGATATGAGCCGGCGCGTCACGCAGGTGCTGACCCAGTTTTCGCCCGAGGTAGAAGTGTATTCCATTGATGAGTCGTTTCTGGACCTGAGCGGGCAGCTCTATCTGTTCCCGGATCTGGCCGACTGTGCTGCGGCCGTGCGCGCCGCCGTGCGCCAGCAAACCGGTATTCCGGTCTGTGTGGGCGTAGCGCCCACCAAAACCCTGGCTAAGCTGGCCAATCGTTTAGCCCGCCATACCTCTACGGGGGTGCTGGTGCTGAACACGCCCGAGCAGCGCGCCGCGGCCCTGGCCGCTACGCCGGTAGAGAAGATATGGGGCATTGGCCGCCGCTACGCGCCCAAGCTGCTGGCCCAGAACATTCAGACCGCCGCCGATTTAGTGGCTATGCCCGAAGCCTGGGCCCGGCGGCACCTGGGCGGGGTAGTGGGCGTGCGCCTCTGGCGGGAGCTGCGCGGCGAAGTGTGCCTGGCGCTGCATGCCGGCGGGGGAGAAGAGGCCACTGCTGCCCCGGTGCGCCACAGCGTAACCTGTACCCGCTCTTTTGGTCGGCCGCAAACCGGGCTGGGGCCGCTGGCCGAGGCCATGGCTATGTTTGTGGAGCGGGCCGCCGAGCGCCTTCGCCGGCAAGGGCTGTCGGCGCATCTGCTCACCATTATTCTGGGTACAAACCGGTTTACGGCTGGCGGGCCGCACACCCAAACCCTGGTGCTACCCCTCACTACGGCTACTAATGATACCGCTGCCCTTACCAAAACCGCCCTGCGTGCGCTGCGCCAGCTGCGACAGGCGGGCGTAGCCTACCAGCGAGCTGGGGTGCTATTGAGTGGGCTGGAGCCGGCCGGGTGTGCACAGCTGGATTTATTCGGGGCCTCCGCCAAAGACCAGGAGCAGCGCCAGCAGCTGATGGCTACCCTGGACGGGCTAAACCAGCGTTTTGGGCGCAGCATGGTGCAGCTGGCCGCAGCAGGCACTGCCCAAAGCCGGCAGGTCTGGGGCGGGCGGCAGGCCCGCCGCTCTCCGGCCTTCACTACCAGCTGGGATGAGCTTTGGACGGTTGGCTAA